From Phalacrocorax carbo chromosome 8, bPhaCar2.1, whole genome shotgun sequence, a single genomic window includes:
- the HNRNPAB gene encoding heterogeneous nuclear ribonucleoprotein A/B isoform X1, translated as MSEAEQQLAAAAGATQNGHEAAESTGEQQAETGGAPAAAAAAGAATAAAGTAAAGAGPAAAGTAGAAASQNGAEGDQINASKNEEDAGKMFVGGLSWDTSKKDLKDYFTKFGEVTDCTIKMDPNTGRSRGFGFILFKEPGSVEKVLEQKEHRLDGRLIDPKKAMAMKKDPVKKIFVGGLNPEATEEKIREYFGEFGEIEAIELPMDPKTNKRRGFVFITFKEEDPVKKVLEKKFHNVSGSKCEIKVAQPKEVYQQQQFSSGGGRGSYGGRGRGGRGGAQSQNWNQGYGNYWNQGYGNQGYGYQQGYGGYGGYDYSGYGYYGYGPGYDYSQGSANYGKTPRRGGHQNNYKPY; from the exons ATGTCCGAAGCGGAGCAGCAGTtggcggccgccgccggcgccACCCAGAACGGGCACGAAGCGGCCGAAAGCACCGGAGAGCAGCAGGCCGAGACCGGCGGggctccggcggcggcggcagcggcgggcgcAGCAACGGCGGCGGCGGGAACggcggcggcaggagccggaccggcggcggcggggacagCGGGGGCGGCCGCCAGCCAGAACGGAGCCGAAGGCGACCAGATCAACGCCAGCAAGAACGAGGAGGACGCGGG GAAGATGTTCGTTGGCGGCCTCAGTTGGGATACAAGCAAAAAAGACTTGAAAGATTACTTCACCAAATTCGGTGAGGTAACCGACTGTACGATAAAGATGGACCCTAACACAGGAAGATCCAGAGGCTTTGGATTTATTCTCTTCAAAGAACCTGGGAGTGTTGAAAAG GTTCTGGAACAGAAAGAACACAGGCTAGATGGACGACTAATTGACCCCAAGAAGGCCATGGCAATGAAAAAGGAtccagtgaagaaaatatttgttggtGGACTAAACCCAGAAGccacagaagagaaaatcagGGAATACTTCGGAGAGTTTGGAGAG ATTGAAGCAATTGAACTTCCAATGGATCCGAAGACCAACAAAAGGAGGGGGTTTGTGTTCATCACTTTCAAGGAAGAGGATCCAGTGAAGAAGGTTTTGGAGAAGAAATTCCATAACGTCAGTGGAAGCAAG tgcGAGATTAAGGTAGCACAGCCAAAAGAAGTATACCAGCAGCAACAGTTCAGTAGTGGTGGAGGAAGAGGTAGCTatggaggaagaggcagaggtGGAAGAGGCGGCG CTCAAAGTCAAAATTGGAATCAAGGTTATGGCAATTACTGGAACCAGGGTTATGGGAATCAAGGATACGGCTATCAGCAAGGTTATGGTGGCTATGGAGGCTATGATTATTCAGGATATGGGTATTATGGATATGGACCAGGCTATGATTACA GTCAAGGCAGTGCAAATTATGGGAAGACACCAAGACGTGGTGGTCATCAGAATAACTACAAGCCATATTGA
- the NME5 gene encoding nucleoside diphosphate kinase homolog 5 isoform X1 has protein sequence MNSSLEAKMQMLMPEPQIFVERTLALIKPDVVDKEEEIEDLILKSGFLIIQKRKLQLSPEQCSNFYADQYGKVFFPNLTAYMSSGPLVAMVLARHCAVSYWKELLGPSNSIRARRTHPHSLRAIYGTDDLRNALHGSLSISSAEREIRFMFPEAILEPIPTGQRARDYLNLYVKPTLLAGLTALCKEKPADPMTWLADWLIEHNPNKPRLQHQITEEEHQG, from the exons ATGAATTCCAGTTTAGAAGCCAAGATGCAGATGTTAATGCCGGAACCTCAGATTTTTGTGGAAAGAACTCTGGCCCTCATCAAACCAGATGTTGTTgataaagaagaagaaatagagGATCTCATTCTCAAATCAGGATTCCTGATCATTCAG AAACGGAAGCTCCAGTTAAGCCCAGAGCAATGTAGCAACTTTTATGCAGACCAATATGGAAAAGtgttttttcctaatttaaCAGCCTATATGAGTTCTGGACCTTTAGTTGCTATGGTGCTTGCCAGACATTGCGCAGTCTCATACTGGAAGGAATTGCTTGGACCATCAAACAGCATAAGAGCTAGGAGAACTCACCCTCACAG TTTAAGAGCAATCTATGGGACTGATGATCTGAGGAATGCGCTTCACGGCAGTCTCAGCATTTCCTCAGCGGAAAGAGAAATTCGATTCATGTTTCCAGAAG CGATTCTGGAGCCAATTCCGACTGGACAAAGAGCTAGGGATTACCTGAACCTTTATGTAAAGCCTACGTTACTCGCTGGGCTCACTGCACTGTGTAAAGAGAAGCCAGCAGATCCAATG ACTTGGCTTGCTGACTGGTTGATTGAACACAATCCTAATAAACCTAGGCTACAACATCAGATCACTGAGGAAGAGCATCAGGGGTGA
- the NME5 gene encoding nucleoside diphosphate kinase homolog 5 isoform X3: MDEASAEVRKEHMNSSLEAKMQMLMPEPQIFVERTLALIKPDVVDKEEEIEDLILKSGFLIIQKRKLQLSPEQCSNFYADQYGKVFFPNLTAYMSSGPLVAMVLARHCAVSYWKELLGPSNSIRARRTHPHSLRAIYGTDDLRNALHGSLSISSAEREIRFMFPEAILEPIPTGQRARDYLNLYVKPTLLAGLTALCKEKPADPMTWLADWLIEHNPNKPRLQHQITEEEHQG, from the exons ATGGATGAAGCAAGTGCTGAAG TACGAAAGGAGCACATGAATTCCAGTTTAGAAGCCAAGATGCAGATGTTAATGCCGGAACCTCAGATTTTTGTGGAAAGAACTCTGGCCCTCATCAAACCAGATGTTGTTgataaagaagaagaaatagagGATCTCATTCTCAAATCAGGATTCCTGATCATTCAG AAACGGAAGCTCCAGTTAAGCCCAGAGCAATGTAGCAACTTTTATGCAGACCAATATGGAAAAGtgttttttcctaatttaaCAGCCTATATGAGTTCTGGACCTTTAGTTGCTATGGTGCTTGCCAGACATTGCGCAGTCTCATACTGGAAGGAATTGCTTGGACCATCAAACAGCATAAGAGCTAGGAGAACTCACCCTCACAG TTTAAGAGCAATCTATGGGACTGATGATCTGAGGAATGCGCTTCACGGCAGTCTCAGCATTTCCTCAGCGGAAAGAGAAATTCGATTCATGTTTCCAGAAG CGATTCTGGAGCCAATTCCGACTGGACAAAGAGCTAGGGATTACCTGAACCTTTATGTAAAGCCTACGTTACTCGCTGGGCTCACTGCACTGTGTAAAGAGAAGCCAGCAGATCCAATG ACTTGGCTTGCTGACTGGTTGATTGAACACAATCCTAATAAACCTAGGCTACAACATCAGATCACTGAGGAAGAGCATCAGGGGTGA
- the HNRNPAB gene encoding heterogeneous nuclear ribonucleoprotein A/B isoform X2, whose product MSEAEQQLAAAAGATQNGHEAAESTGEQQAETGGAPAAAAAAGAATAAAGTAAAGAGPAAAGTAGAAASQNGAEGDQINASKNEEDAGKMFVGGLSWDTSKKDLKDYFTKFGEVTDCTIKMDPNTGRSRGFGFILFKEPGSVEKVLEQKEHRLDGRLIDPKKAMAMKKDPVKKIFVGGLNPEATEEKIREYFGEFGEIEAIELPMDPKTNKRRGFVFITFKEEDPVKKVLEKKFHNVSGSKCEIKVAQPKEVYQQQQFSSGGGRGSYGGRGRGGRGGGQGSANYGKTPRRGGHQNNYKPY is encoded by the exons ATGTCCGAAGCGGAGCAGCAGTtggcggccgccgccggcgccACCCAGAACGGGCACGAAGCGGCCGAAAGCACCGGAGAGCAGCAGGCCGAGACCGGCGGggctccggcggcggcggcagcggcgggcgcAGCAACGGCGGCGGCGGGAACggcggcggcaggagccggaccggcggcggcggggacagCGGGGGCGGCCGCCAGCCAGAACGGAGCCGAAGGCGACCAGATCAACGCCAGCAAGAACGAGGAGGACGCGGG GAAGATGTTCGTTGGCGGCCTCAGTTGGGATACAAGCAAAAAAGACTTGAAAGATTACTTCACCAAATTCGGTGAGGTAACCGACTGTACGATAAAGATGGACCCTAACACAGGAAGATCCAGAGGCTTTGGATTTATTCTCTTCAAAGAACCTGGGAGTGTTGAAAAG GTTCTGGAACAGAAAGAACACAGGCTAGATGGACGACTAATTGACCCCAAGAAGGCCATGGCAATGAAAAAGGAtccagtgaagaaaatatttgttggtGGACTAAACCCAGAAGccacagaagagaaaatcagGGAATACTTCGGAGAGTTTGGAGAG ATTGAAGCAATTGAACTTCCAATGGATCCGAAGACCAACAAAAGGAGGGGGTTTGTGTTCATCACTTTCAAGGAAGAGGATCCAGTGAAGAAGGTTTTGGAGAAGAAATTCCATAACGTCAGTGGAAGCAAG tgcGAGATTAAGGTAGCACAGCCAAAAGAAGTATACCAGCAGCAACAGTTCAGTAGTGGTGGAGGAAGAGGTAGCTatggaggaagaggcagaggtGGAAGAGGCGGCG GTCAAGGCAGTGCAAATTATGGGAAGACACCAAGACGTGGTGGTCATCAGAATAACTACAAGCCATATTGA
- the NME5 gene encoding nucleoside diphosphate kinase homolog 5 isoform X2 — MSADVAADCRSTSLLKSQVCRPARKTKLKLAVYIHLSLRKEHMNSSLEAKMQMLMPEPQIFVERTLALIKPDVVDKEEEIEDLILKSGFLIIQKRKLQLSPEQCSNFYADQYGKVFFPNLTAYMSSGPLVAMVLARHCAVSYWKELLGPSNSIRARRTHPHSLRAIYGTDDLRNALHGSLSISSAEREIRFMFPEAILEPIPTGQRARDYLNLYVKPTLLAGLTALCKEKPADPMTWLADWLIEHNPNKPRLQHQITEEEHQG, encoded by the exons atgTCTGCAGATGTGGCAGCTGACTGCAGAAGTACATCTCTGCTGAAGTCACAAGTTTGTAGACCAGCACGCAAGACTAAACTGAAATTGGCAGTTTATATACACCTGTCAT TACGAAAGGAGCACATGAATTCCAGTTTAGAAGCCAAGATGCAGATGTTAATGCCGGAACCTCAGATTTTTGTGGAAAGAACTCTGGCCCTCATCAAACCAGATGTTGTTgataaagaagaagaaatagagGATCTCATTCTCAAATCAGGATTCCTGATCATTCAG AAACGGAAGCTCCAGTTAAGCCCAGAGCAATGTAGCAACTTTTATGCAGACCAATATGGAAAAGtgttttttcctaatttaaCAGCCTATATGAGTTCTGGACCTTTAGTTGCTATGGTGCTTGCCAGACATTGCGCAGTCTCATACTGGAAGGAATTGCTTGGACCATCAAACAGCATAAGAGCTAGGAGAACTCACCCTCACAG TTTAAGAGCAATCTATGGGACTGATGATCTGAGGAATGCGCTTCACGGCAGTCTCAGCATTTCCTCAGCGGAAAGAGAAATTCGATTCATGTTTCCAGAAG CGATTCTGGAGCCAATTCCGACTGGACAAAGAGCTAGGGATTACCTGAACCTTTATGTAAAGCCTACGTTACTCGCTGGGCTCACTGCACTGTGTAAAGAGAAGCCAGCAGATCCAATG ACTTGGCTTGCTGACTGGTTGATTGAACACAATCCTAATAAACCTAGGCTACAACATCAGATCACTGAGGAAGAGCATCAGGGGTGA